The Corynebacterium suranareeae genome window below encodes:
- a CDS encoding ester cyclase → MSTMLEKVGQAWLRAWCAGETKAFEDIVGPNYVRHSKTADENLDDVIKQIEASHGAFTDFNVEILHSVEDDESIAIHWQAGGMHTGEFMGVPPTGRKVVVSGAAFIKHADGKILEETAVWDPRELLTSMKIVHLGTSSKKG, encoded by the coding sequence ATGAGCACAATGTTGGAAAAAGTTGGCCAAGCATGGTTGCGAGCTTGGTGCGCCGGCGAAACAAAAGCTTTTGAAGATATTGTCGGACCGAACTATGTACGGCACTCTAAAACTGCCGATGAAAACCTCGATGATGTGATTAAACAGATTGAGGCATCGCACGGAGCGTTCACTGATTTCAATGTTGAGATTCTGCACTCTGTTGAAGATGACGAGAGCATTGCAATTCATTGGCAAGCCGGAGGCATGCACACCGGAGAGTTCATGGGTGTACCTCCCACTGGGCGAAAAGTAGTGGTCAGTGGTGCTGCATTTATTAAACATGCCGACGGCAAAATTCTTGAGGAGACAGCAGTATGGGATCCCCGAGAGTTGCTGACCTCGATGAAAATCGTGCACTTGGGCACGTCATCGAAGAAAGGCTAA
- a CDS encoding 2-keto-4-pentenoate hydratase produces MTININQIADRIEEAHRTRTPVDVLIGSGNPEDSKHDALRVAQEVVRRRVQAGDRQVGFKLGNIAKAMQDKFGVDEPDYGPLLASQFYSENLEISASEFIEPFVELEPAFVLKKDLSGPNVTPHEVISATDYVLPAIEIIDSRVTDWKIGLLDTIADGGSVGGVITSAQPRLLSELNLSNLRGEIRYDGKVVASGNTSAIYGNPVSAIAWLVRKISEYGLGLHAGDFVLPGSCLAAEKLVPGVQVSGVFEGWGEVNFDYSATN; encoded by the coding sequence ATGACCATCAACATTAATCAGATTGCTGATCGAATTGAAGAAGCACACCGTACCCGGACTCCGGTGGACGTATTAATCGGATCGGGGAACCCAGAAGACTCGAAGCATGATGCCCTCCGTGTTGCTCAGGAAGTAGTGCGACGCCGAGTGCAAGCTGGAGATCGCCAGGTTGGGTTCAAACTAGGAAACATTGCTAAGGCAATGCAGGATAAATTCGGAGTTGATGAGCCAGACTATGGGCCATTGCTTGCCAGCCAGTTTTACTCTGAGAATCTAGAGATTTCTGCATCAGAGTTTATTGAGCCATTCGTCGAACTTGAACCCGCATTCGTGCTCAAAAAAGATCTAAGCGGTCCAAATGTCACCCCTCATGAGGTGATTTCAGCAACCGACTATGTTTTGCCAGCAATCGAGATTATCGATTCACGAGTCACGGACTGGAAGATTGGTCTGCTCGATACCATCGCTGATGGCGGTTCCGTAGGTGGAGTTATTACCTCTGCACAGCCTCGATTGCTCAGCGAACTTAATCTATCCAATCTTCGTGGGGAGATCCGTTACGACGGCAAAGTTGTGGCATCTGGAAATACCTCCGCCATCTACGGAAACCCGGTGTCCGCCATCGCATGGCTTGTGCGAAAGATCTCGGAGTATGGACTCGGCCTTCATGCCGGTGACTTTGTCCTTCCCGGAAGTTGTCTTGCAGCAGAAAAACTGGTGCCAGGCGTTCAAGTTTCTGGAGTTTTTGAAGGCTGGGGCGAAGTGAACTTTGACTACAGTGCAACGAACTAA
- a CDS encoding aldehyde dehydrogenase (NADP(+)), which yields MIKLETTEDTALEGILTAATTAADVLRRTDRSTRASYLNAVADGLDAAGDVLVPIAQRETNLPEGRLRGELKRTTFQLRLFAETIVDGGYLDVRIDHADADWPMGAPRPDLRRTHIPLGPVAVFAASNFPFAFSVAGGDTASALAGGNPVVVKAHSGHLELSKETARVVNQSLGAAGAPEGTFGIVYDIDAGRSIVSDPRIKAVGFTGSIPGGRALFDIAQQRPDPIPFYGELGSNNPVFVTEAADKARGAAIAEEFVGSFTMGAGQFCTKPGTIFVPAGSAFLAALREIDLPSGAALLNERIREGYVGAIQDLKSAEGVETLLSGSDPFGENPSPILHLTTAKQVLENAHVLLEECFGPAALVVEYEGEESLVDLANVFEGQLTASLQAEDSDHLAELIDVLATKAGRVLWNQWPTGVSVTYAQQHGGPYPASTHSGSTSVGTAAIARFIRPVAFQGFPQQFLPDELRDELRDEPDARVSQRLVDGRA from the coding sequence ATGATTAAGCTTGAAACTACTGAAGATACAGCACTAGAAGGAATTTTGACTGCGGCAACTACTGCAGCTGATGTTCTTCGAAGAACAGATCGATCAACCCGAGCTTCGTATCTTAACGCTGTAGCAGATGGTCTTGATGCTGCTGGAGACGTTTTGGTGCCTATAGCTCAAAGGGAAACAAACCTCCCTGAAGGGCGTCTTCGAGGCGAACTGAAAAGAACAACTTTTCAGCTTCGACTTTTTGCCGAGACCATTGTAGATGGTGGATATCTTGATGTTCGTATCGATCACGCCGACGCTGATTGGCCAATGGGAGCACCACGTCCAGACCTTCGTCGCACCCACATTCCGCTCGGCCCGGTTGCAGTTTTTGCAGCTAGCAACTTTCCCTTTGCATTCTCTGTAGCGGGTGGAGATACGGCATCAGCGCTGGCAGGTGGCAACCCAGTTGTTGTTAAGGCACACAGTGGTCACCTTGAACTATCGAAGGAAACAGCACGCGTTGTTAACCAATCACTTGGTGCTGCGGGAGCACCTGAGGGTACCTTTGGAATCGTTTATGACATCGATGCTGGACGGAGCATAGTTTCAGATCCTCGCATTAAGGCAGTCGGATTTACAGGATCCATTCCTGGCGGCCGTGCACTTTTTGACATCGCTCAACAACGTCCAGATCCGATCCCGTTCTATGGAGAGCTTGGCAGCAACAACCCAGTCTTTGTTACCGAAGCCGCGGATAAAGCTCGTGGTGCAGCGATTGCTGAAGAGTTTGTTGGCTCTTTCACCATGGGCGCAGGTCAATTTTGTACTAAGCCAGGAACAATTTTTGTTCCTGCAGGATCAGCATTTCTTGCAGCACTCCGCGAGATTGACTTGCCAAGTGGAGCTGCCTTACTCAATGAACGAATCCGCGAGGGATACGTTGGCGCTATTCAGGATTTGAAATCTGCTGAAGGAGTCGAAACTCTGCTTTCAGGATCGGATCCTTTTGGTGAAAATCCATCACCAATTCTGCATTTGACTACTGCCAAACAGGTTCTTGAAAATGCACACGTACTTCTTGAGGAATGCTTTGGTCCTGCAGCTTTGGTTGTTGAGTATGAAGGTGAAGAAAGCCTCGTCGATTTGGCCAATGTATTTGAGGGACAACTGACAGCTTCACTGCAAGCAGAAGACAGTGATCACCTCGCTGAACTGATTGATGTACTGGCGACAAAAGCTGGCCGAGTGTTGTGGAATCAGTGGCCAACCGGAGTTTCTGTCACATATGCACAGCAACATGGAGGCCCATACCCGGCATCCACTCATAGCGGCTCCACTTCAGTTGGAACTGCTGCTATAGCTAGGTTTATTCGACCAGTCGCATTCCAGGGATTCCCACAACAATTCCTACCCGATGAACTACGAGATGAACTACGAGATGAACCAGATGCTCGGGTATCTCAGCGCCTTGTGGATGGTCGCGCTTAA
- a CDS encoding MFS transporter yields MSGNRINTAPKRDLKIDDVIVADKKALRQAQVGAGVGNFIEWYDIGVYGYLAVTMTAVFTAGMDQSMGLVVTLLGFAVSFVVRPLGGMVLGPLGDRIGRRKVLFFTIALMAAATTAIGCLPTAEQVGLWVIVPLYLLKMAQGFSTGGEYSGASTYISEFSPDNRRGFMTALLNAGSMLGFAAGAGVVALTSAIATSNWGETAMVDGAWRIPFLIALPLGIVAIALRSKTPESPAFELSEQVGGKAKREELHPMFERHGLKEILRRYWPMILIGIALIAADGSASYMLTSYLPTYIEVETGVHATQTALAAVIILIIQAILIPFFGLLSDKIGRRPVYFLGAIGNLILLIPAFAIAQLGTAWSAYVALLMLAVPSALFLANTGAVMAELFPTASRYGSVGFTHNIAISVFGGTTPLFSQMLLNGTGNAFSPALYVMFFSAIALVAIWKMKESARRPLLGSVPVVESMADAEALVAGQYSNPHINTSTMPLIGVEKEKAFR; encoded by the coding sequence ATGTCCGGGAATCGTATAAATACAGCGCCCAAGAGAGACTTAAAGATAGATGATGTCATCGTCGCAGACAAAAAGGCTCTCAGACAAGCACAGGTAGGTGCCGGAGTTGGTAACTTCATTGAGTGGTATGACATTGGAGTATACGGTTATCTTGCGGTAACCATGACAGCGGTGTTTACAGCCGGAATGGACCAGTCAATGGGCCTGGTTGTAACACTTCTAGGCTTCGCGGTTTCATTTGTTGTTCGACCACTGGGCGGCATGGTTTTGGGGCCTTTGGGAGATAGGATTGGCCGTAGAAAGGTCCTCTTTTTCACCATTGCATTGATGGCTGCTGCAACAACCGCAATTGGTTGCCTTCCCACCGCTGAGCAAGTTGGATTGTGGGTGATTGTGCCGCTCTACCTGCTGAAAATGGCCCAAGGGTTCTCCACTGGTGGTGAATACTCTGGTGCTTCGACCTATATTTCGGAATTCTCGCCAGATAATCGTCGTGGATTCATGACAGCGCTCCTGAATGCAGGTTCCATGCTCGGATTTGCGGCTGGAGCAGGTGTGGTTGCTTTGACTTCGGCCATCGCAACGTCAAACTGGGGCGAGACCGCCATGGTCGACGGAGCTTGGCGCATACCTTTCCTCATCGCACTACCTCTGGGCATCGTAGCAATTGCACTTCGCAGCAAGACACCCGAATCCCCTGCGTTCGAGCTTTCTGAACAAGTTGGCGGAAAAGCCAAACGAGAAGAACTACACCCAATGTTCGAGCGCCACGGACTGAAAGAAATTCTGCGTCGCTACTGGCCAATGATTCTCATCGGCATCGCACTTATTGCAGCTGATGGTTCAGCATCCTACATGCTCACCAGCTATCTACCCACATACATCGAGGTAGAGACAGGTGTCCATGCAACTCAGACAGCATTGGCAGCCGTAATTATCTTGATTATTCAAGCGATCCTCATTCCGTTCTTTGGACTCCTCAGCGATAAAATCGGCAGACGCCCCGTGTATTTTCTGGGAGCAATCGGAAACCTAATTCTGCTCATCCCAGCCTTTGCTATCGCCCAACTTGGAACTGCTTGGTCTGCATATGTAGCTTTACTCATGCTTGCCGTGCCAAGTGCACTCTTCCTTGCAAACACTGGTGCAGTAATGGCTGAACTGTTCCCAACAGCATCCCGATACGGTTCAGTAGGTTTCACACACAACATTGCGATTTCCGTGTTTGGTGGAACAACCCCACTCTTTAGCCAGATGTTGCTTAATGGAACAGGGAATGCATTTTCCCCGGCTCTCTACGTTATGTTCTTTTCAGCAATTGCACTGGTGGCCATTTGGAAGATGAAGGAATCTGCCCGACGTCCACTTCTTGGATCTGTGCCTGTCGTGGAATCTATGGCAGACGCCGAAGCGCTTGTCGCAGGACAATATTCGAATCCGCATATTAATACCAGCACTATGCCACTGATTGGTGTGGAAAAGGAGAAAGCCTTTCGATAA
- a CDS encoding IclR family transcriptional regulator: protein MSITSQQEPTNQGEGTENDDSAPELMNRSVLRAMTILSELGNHPNGTTAAEMASITGLARPTVFRLLQSLAHAGMVLKNDKRFSLGLEVARLGRIADPYRTLQPRVQVFVDGLSAELGEASAYSIVEGPSEIHLIAEAPGSYMLSTAMGYIGKDMPLHASAMGKILLAELSDEQIASLLPETLESFTSHTITKRDELLKEIAEVRKQGYSVLDNELEEGLFALAIPVRDRSNHLIGILSVSGLDQRMKALEISGYVNQLQDAAGRLLDTVLEA, encoded by the coding sequence ATGAGCATTACTAGCCAGCAAGAGCCCACAAACCAAGGAGAGGGCACAGAAAACGACGACTCTGCCCCCGAGTTGATGAACCGTTCCGTCCTCCGAGCCATGACAATACTTTCAGAGCTGGGCAACCATCCCAATGGCACCACCGCCGCAGAAATGGCATCCATCACCGGGCTTGCCCGCCCCACAGTATTTCGCCTGCTCCAAAGCCTGGCACATGCCGGCATGGTTCTAAAAAATGACAAACGCTTCTCCCTCGGACTCGAAGTAGCCCGCCTCGGACGAATCGCCGACCCATACCGCACCCTTCAACCACGCGTCCAAGTTTTTGTCGACGGCCTCTCCGCAGAACTCGGCGAAGCAAGTGCATATTCAATAGTCGAAGGCCCCTCAGAAATTCACCTCATCGCTGAAGCGCCAGGGTCCTACATGCTGTCCACCGCCATGGGCTACATCGGAAAAGACATGCCACTCCACGCCAGTGCCATGGGCAAAATACTGCTGGCAGAACTCAGTGACGAACAAATCGCCTCGCTCCTGCCTGAAACACTCGAATCTTTTACATCGCACACCATCACCAAACGCGATGAGCTGCTTAAAGAAATTGCGGAAGTTCGGAAACAAGGATATTCAGTTCTAGACAATGAACTTGAAGAAGGACTATTTGCACTCGCGATACCCGTTCGAGATCGGTCCAACCACCTCATCGGAATTCTTTCAGTATCCGGATTAGATCAACGCATGAAAGCACTCGAGATTTCGGGCTACGTAAACCAACTACAAGATGCTGCGGGTCGGCTACTTGACACTGTGCTTGAGGCCTAG
- the mgtE gene encoding magnesium transporter — protein MKELELGEARDVAATLEAMPIQEVIDQVERTPITKGAVLLRLLSKDRSLLVFDALNPRLQADLIGAFQDAEVLDYFADLDPDDRVSLLDELPASIADELLRSLDPKAKQVTELVLGYAKRSVGRWMSPQVLLLFDDMSVAEVLDFVRNHAAEAETIYALPIVNRARQVVGVVSLRKLFIADPTLKVSEVMVRPVSVLASADAEETARWFLQLDLVAMPVVDESDMLVGVLTFDDAQDIVEQADSEDSARSGGSEPLQQPYLSTPIRKLVKSRIVWLLVLAVSAILTVQVLDVFEATLAEAVVLALFIPLLTGTGGNTGNQAATTVTRALALGDIRKSDVFRVLGREIRVGLMLGALLGAVGFVIASLVYGMPVGIVIGLTLLAVCTMAASVGGVMPIIAKAIGADPAVFSNPFISTFCDATGLIIYFAIAKAVLGI, from the coding sequence ATGAAGGAATTGGAGTTGGGTGAGGCTCGTGACGTTGCTGCAACGTTGGAGGCCATGCCGATCCAGGAGGTCATTGATCAGGTAGAGCGAACTCCGATTACTAAAGGTGCGGTGTTGCTGCGTCTTTTGAGCAAGGATCGATCGTTGTTGGTTTTCGATGCCCTTAATCCGCGCCTCCAGGCTGATTTGATTGGTGCGTTCCAGGATGCGGAAGTGTTGGATTATTTCGCGGACTTGGACCCGGATGACCGCGTTTCGCTGTTGGATGAGCTGCCGGCGTCGATAGCCGATGAGCTGCTGCGCAGCCTTGACCCGAAGGCTAAGCAGGTCACGGAGCTGGTCTTGGGTTACGCAAAGCGGTCGGTTGGGCGCTGGATGTCGCCCCAGGTTTTATTGCTTTTCGACGACATGTCCGTCGCCGAAGTCTTAGATTTTGTGCGCAATCATGCTGCTGAGGCTGAAACGATTTATGCCTTACCTATTGTGAACCGTGCTCGGCAGGTTGTGGGCGTGGTGTCGTTGCGAAAGCTGTTTATCGCGGATCCCACATTGAAAGTTTCAGAGGTTATGGTCCGCCCAGTGTCCGTTTTAGCTTCGGCTGATGCGGAGGAAACAGCCCGTTGGTTCTTGCAGCTAGACCTCGTGGCGATGCCCGTGGTGGATGAATCGGACATGCTTGTTGGTGTTCTGACCTTCGATGATGCGCAAGATATTGTGGAGCAAGCAGACTCGGAAGACTCTGCGCGTAGTGGTGGTTCGGAACCTCTGCAGCAGCCGTATCTTTCCACGCCGATTCGTAAGCTGGTGAAATCGCGCATTGTGTGGTTGTTGGTTCTGGCGGTTTCTGCGATTTTGACTGTTCAGGTTTTGGATGTTTTTGAAGCAACATTGGCGGAGGCAGTGGTGTTGGCCCTGTTTATTCCGCTGCTTACCGGTACGGGTGGAAATACAGGAAATCAGGCCGCGACAACGGTAACTCGTGCGTTGGCATTGGGTGATATTCGAAAATCTGATGTTTTTAGAGTGCTTGGTAGAGAAATCCGGGTTGGTCTTATGCTCGGGGCTTTGTTGGGCGCCGTTGGTTTTGTGATCGCTTCTCTTGTGTATGGCATGCCGGTGGGGATTGTCATCGGGTTGACGTTGCTTGCGGTGTGCACCATGGCGGCATCGGTTGGTGGAGTCATGCCCATTATTGCCAAAGCGATTGGTGCGGATCCTGCCGTGTTCTCCAATCCTTTTATTTCCACTTTTTGTGATGCAACCGGACTTATCATTTATTTCGCAATTGCCAAGGCGGTACTTGGAATCTAA
- a CDS encoding SLC13 family permease, with amino-acid sequence MSTSEMNETKVVGNSREWRRQATGIITGLVLATLVYLLFPSNSVETVMQSTGVDPDAEYSHNAMRLTAAVTVLMAAWWMTEAIPLAATALIPLVAFPAFQIVDFGVAAAPYANPTIFLFLGGFLMALGLQKWNLHRRMALAVVLAVGTKPKQLVLGFMVATGFLSMWVSNTATAVVMLPIGMSVLSLTAETVGGMKNQKKFATGLMLAIAYAASIGSLGTLIGTPPNALLAAYMSESHDIHIGFGQWMILGVPIAVIFTILAWLVLTTVFKPEMKEIPGGRELIKREIAEMGPWTAPQVTVGVIFAAAALAWVFIPLTLDWTGSQLSINDSLIGIAAGLLMFIVPANFKTGERILDWRTAGELPWDVLLLFGGGLSLSAMFTSTGLSLWIGELAKGLDALPIFILIFAIAALVLFLTEFTSNTATAATFLPIMGGVAVGIGLTAGGEQNVLLLTIPVALSATCAFMLPVATPPNAIAFGSGYIKIGEMVKGGLWLNIIAVILITIFTYFVAIPLFGIML; translated from the coding sequence ATGAGCACATCTGAAATGAATGAAACAAAAGTAGTTGGAAACTCAAGGGAGTGGCGTCGACAAGCAACCGGCATTATCACCGGCCTCGTCCTAGCCACACTGGTCTACCTCCTCTTCCCTTCGAACTCCGTGGAAACCGTCATGCAATCCACTGGCGTCGACCCGGATGCTGAATACAGTCACAATGCAATGCGCCTTACCGCTGCGGTCACCGTTTTGATGGCAGCGTGGTGGATGACAGAAGCAATCCCACTAGCTGCAACCGCACTGATTCCATTGGTGGCATTCCCCGCTTTCCAGATTGTGGACTTCGGGGTTGCGGCAGCGCCTTACGCGAACCCCACTATCTTCCTCTTCTTGGGTGGCTTCCTTATGGCGCTTGGCCTGCAGAAATGGAATCTGCACCGCCGCATGGCGCTCGCTGTCGTGCTAGCTGTTGGTACCAAACCAAAGCAATTGGTCTTGGGCTTTATGGTGGCAACCGGCTTCCTTTCTATGTGGGTGTCTAACACCGCAACTGCCGTGGTTATGCTGCCGATCGGTATGTCCGTGCTGTCGCTGACCGCTGAGACAGTCGGGGGAATGAAGAACCAAAAGAAATTCGCCACCGGACTCATGCTGGCGATCGCCTATGCTGCTTCGATCGGTTCGCTGGGCACCCTGATTGGCACGCCACCAAATGCACTGCTGGCTGCATACATGTCAGAATCACACGATATCCACATTGGTTTCGGTCAATGGATGATCCTCGGTGTGCCGATTGCTGTTATCTTCACGATCCTCGCATGGCTTGTGTTGACCACCGTATTCAAGCCAGAAATGAAAGAAATTCCAGGTGGTCGTGAACTGATCAAACGCGAAATCGCTGAGATGGGTCCCTGGACTGCACCTCAGGTCACAGTGGGTGTTATTTTTGCGGCAGCTGCACTGGCTTGGGTCTTCATTCCATTAACTCTAGATTGGACCGGTTCCCAGCTCTCTATCAATGACTCCCTCATTGGCATCGCTGCCGGCCTGCTGATGTTTATCGTTCCCGCTAACTTTAAAACCGGCGAACGCATTCTTGATTGGCGTACTGCAGGCGAACTTCCATGGGATGTTCTCTTGCTTTTTGGTGGCGGACTTTCACTTTCTGCGATGTTTACCAGCACGGGACTTTCCCTATGGATCGGTGAACTAGCTAAGGGACTCGATGCCCTTCCAATCTTCATTCTCATCTTCGCTATTGCTGCCCTGGTGTTGTTCCTGACCGAGTTCACCTCCAACACCGCAACTGCCGCAACATTCCTCCCAATCATGGGTGGCGTTGCAGTAGGTATTGGACTAACCGCAGGTGGCGAACAAAACGTTCTTCTCCTGACAATCCCTGTTGCACTGTCTGCAACTTGTGCCTTCATGCTTCCAGTGGCAACCCCTCCAAACGCGATCGCATTCGGCTCCGGCTACATCAAAATCGGAGAAATGGTCAAGGGTGGTCTGTGGTTGAACATCATCGCAGTCATTCTCATTACGATCTTCACCTACTTCGTAGCGATCCCACTCTTCGGCATCATGCTTTAA